AGGAAGTGAAAGAATCCCCGCGTCCGTCTTCTTCTGCCGACCAATCCGCCGCATCCGCCCGGCCAAAGCTGTTGAGCACCACGCAGTACGATTTCGTCCCCGGCGACCGGATTCTCTTTTTCGATGATTTCTCCCAGGATGCGGTCGGCGACTTTCCCGCCCTGTGGACCTCCAACGGCAGCGGCGAGGTCAAGACGGTCAACATCGCTTCCGGCACATGGTTTCATATGAACGGTGAGGATGCCGTTTATTGCTATGGCAAAAAGATCGATTTTCCCGATAACTTTATCATCGAATTCGATGTTATCCCTGACGAGGAGTACACCCACGGCGCGACCCTGACGCTCTACGGCGACAATCCCGAAGAACCGATGGAACTGAACAGCGACCTTTATCCCGGCACAGCCGGACTGCACATCACCATGAAAAAAGAGGGCTGGGAGACAAAAGGTTACGCCGGCGCGGATGAGGCTTGGCTCGAGGGGCAGGCGGTCAGAAATCCGCTTCGTCCCGAACAGGTCAACCATGTCATCATCTGGGTGCAGCAGAGAAGGGTGCGGATCTATCACCAGGGCGCCAAAGTCCTTGACGTTCCGACCAACATCCATTCAGGCGTGACATTCGACCGGTTGCGTTTCTCCGGCTGGGATGCAGGAAGCTGCCCGATGATCACCAACCTGCAGATCACCACGGCTTCGCCCGACACCCGCAGCCAGCTGCTCACAGAGGGCAGGCTGATCACCTACGGCATCACCTTTGACATTAACAAGGCCGAGATCATGCCCGAGTCCTATGGCACGCTGAGGAGCATCGCCGATGTGCTCAGGGAGCATCCGGGCGTGAACGTCAGAATCGTCGGTCATACGGACAGCGACGGCGATGATAGCACCAACCTTGCCCTGTCGAAGCGGCGGGCGGAATCAGTCAAGAGCGAACTGATCAACACGTTCAGCATTGAAGCAGCGCGCATGGAGACCGAGGGCGCTGGTGAAAGCCAGCCTGTCGCAGCCAACGACACCTCTGTCACTAAGGCCAAGAACCGCAGGGTGGAATTCATTAAAAAGTAGCAAAAAGGCGGCCCTGGCTCAAGGGGCCGCCTTTGTTTCTTCCTGCGTCAGAGATCAGAACGTACTGAGCCGTTACCTGAGCAACACGCCGCTCCTGATCGGCGCGGGCATGGGAACGTCGCCTTTCAGCGCCAGCCAGAGGATCTCGTTCAGCTCGTCAAAATCGGCCAGGTCATAATCCGACCAGTCCAACAAGGCCGAGCGGCGCGCGCCTTCTCCTTCGGCCGGATTTTTCGCCATCAGATCGACGCGGCTGGCCTCGTGAATAAAAGGCGTCAGAGTCGGCGTTGTCGTAAAGACGTTGCAGAGCGGTGTGGCCAGTTGATCGTATTGGGTCATGGGCGGCAGGCCGAGGATGAGCTCCATGGTGCGCACCATGGAGACTGTGGTATACATGGTGCTGTCGACGATGCCGCCCCGCTTGACCCAGGGGGAATAGACCAGCCCCACGGTGCGGCGCGAGTCCACATGGTCCGGACCGTTTTGCGCATCGTCCTCGATGACAAAGATGGCCGTTTCCGGCCAGAATTTCGACTTGCTCACCGCCTCGACGATCATGCCCAGAGCCAGATCGTTGGAGGCGACGCAGGCGATGGGAGTGAACCGGCCGGCGGTGAGTCCGTCGGTATGATTCTCGCCGAGGGACATGACCATGTAATTCCACCATGCGCCCCTGTTCTCCGCTTCGTGCAATTCCCGAATAAAGACCTCCGCCAGTTTGGGATCGCGCTGGCGTCCACCCGGGACCGTTTTCAGCTTGAGCCACTCTTCACTGTAATGATCGCGCAACCCGGACGCGCCGATGAATTGCGGCTCGGCGTCGGGCGAAGAGAGGAAGGAAGCGAATTCGCCATAACTGCGAAAGCTTTTTCCGTGCTTGCGGCAATTGTCCCAGAGATAACCGGCGGGGGAAGAGGTCAGCCGTTCATCCGCGTTCGGTTGGCCCCGCCGGCTGTAACTGCTGATCCAGGCCTTTTGGGTGTAATCGGTCACATAGGCGGCGTTCGACCACTGATGGCCGTCCTGGGAGACCTCGCCGTTGGCGTAAAGATTGTCGAGGATCACGGTCTCCCGAGCCATCTTGTGACCGTTCGGCGTCACCTCTTCGCCGAAGAGAACCAGGTTGGGATCTCCATTGCCCTTGCCGAGATCGCCAAAGACCTGATCATAGGTCCGGTTTTCGCGGATGATGTAAAGTACGTGTTTGATTTTGGGAAACACCTCTTTGATGATCTTTTCGCTGTGCGCTTGGTCGACCTGTGCGAAAGGATCGGGAAAATTGCTTTTAACCTGCGCGGTGTAAGCCGCCAGTTGCTCGCGATCCGGCACATCGATCACCGAGAATACGCTCTGCAACTGCGAAGCGACATAGTCATAAGGCCGGGTCGGATCCGGCGCACTCCTTTTAAAGGGGGTGACAGCCGGGAAATTAGCGCGCAGATTCATGCCCCCCTTGCCGGTAGCGACGTAGAGCTTTTGGCCGTCTGGAGAAACGGCGACGGCGCTGGGATACCAACCGGTGGGAATGAATCCCAACACCGCCGATTCGCCCGGGCGGCTGATGTCGATCACGGCGATGCTGTTGTTGTCGGCGTTGGCCGCATACAGCCGTCGGCCGTCTTTGCTGACCGCCAGCGCCACCGGCGTGGCGCCGACCAGATCTCTAGGATTGATCGAAGTGCGTATGGTCTCTATCACTCTGGCGTTGCTGATCACGCTTACGCTATTGGAGCCACTGTTGGCCACGAACAGACGGCCGTCCGGCGACCAGAGCAGATCGTTGGGATGATGGCCGACCTTTACTCGGTGGGTTTCCTCCATGGATTCGGCGTCGAGCAGGCTTACCGATTCTTCCCCCCAGTTCGAAACCGCCAAGGTTTTGCCGTCCGGCGACGGTGCTGCGCCATAGGGACGGTAGCCCACCTGGGCAAAGGTCTGCAGCTTGAAATCCGGGCCGCTCAGACGATAGACCGTGTCGTTGTTGATGTTGACGACATAGAGCGTCCCATCGTTCCCCAGGGCGACGCCGGAGATGAACCGCTCTTCATCGGTCAGCCCCTCAATCGCCGGTGCAGGTAATAGTTCGAGCCGGTCGTCTTTTACGCTGAGCCGCGAAATCGGGTTTTTCAAATAGTCCAGCAGCGCTTCACTGACGCCGAATTGAACCGCCGCGCTGCTGAACCGTTCTGTCACCGGTCCTCCGCCGGATACGAACAGCTCGCGGCGCGAGGGATCGAAAGCCATTCCGGTCCAGTTTTTAGCGATGGGGAAGCCGGCGACTATTTTTTCCATTGTCAGATCGATGAGGTTGATGCTGTGATCATGCCATCCGGCGGTGTTGACAAAAGCCCTTCGGCCGTCCGGGCTGACGATGATCCTCATGGCCATGTCCCCGGGAAGCGGCAGAGGCCGGCCGGCCGGAGAGATACGCCAGGTGTTGGGCAGAGTGGCGGATTTGCCGTCCGCCGCCGTGCCGGGGCGCAGGATCCCCTGTCGGGGGCCGGCGCAGTGGGTAAGCAGCAGAGAGGCAATTACCCCTATATAAATGGGCGCATGGGTCACTATTTTTCTCATCCTCAGCCTCCATGGGTCATTGGGGA
The DNA window shown above is from bacterium and carries:
- a CDS encoding beta-propeller fold lactonase family protein, coding for MRKIVTHAPIYIGVIASLLLTHCAGPRQGILRPGTAADGKSATLPNTWRISPAGRPLPLPGDMAMRIIVSPDGRRAFVNTAGWHDHSINLIDLTMEKIVAGFPIAKNWTGMAFDPSRRELFVSGGGPVTERFSSAAVQFGVSEALLDYLKNPISRLSVKDDRLELLPAPAIEGLTDEERFISGVALGNDGTLYVVNINNDTVYRLSGPDFKLQTFAQVGYRPYGAAPSPDGKTLAVSNWGEESVSLLDAESMEETHRVKVGHHPNDLLWSPDGRLFVANSGSNSVSVISNARVIETIRTSINPRDLVGATPVALAVSKDGRRLYAANADNNSIAVIDISRPGESAVLGFIPTGWYPSAVAVSPDGQKLYVATGKGGMNLRANFPAVTPFKRSAPDPTRPYDYVASQLQSVFSVIDVPDREQLAAYTAQVKSNFPDPFAQVDQAHSEKIIKEVFPKIKHVLYIIRENRTYDQVFGDLGKGNGDPNLVLFGEEVTPNGHKMARETVILDNLYANGEVSQDGHQWSNAAYVTDYTQKAWISSYSRRGQPNADERLTSSPAGYLWDNCRKHGKSFRSYGEFASFLSSPDAEPQFIGASGLRDHYSEEWLKLKTVPGGRQRDPKLAEVFIRELHEAENRGAWWNYMVMSLGENHTDGLTAGRFTPIACVASNDLALGMIVEAVSKSKFWPETAIFVIEDDAQNGPDHVDSRRTVGLVYSPWVKRGGIVDSTMYTTVSMVRTMELILGLPPMTQYDQLATPLCNVFTTTPTLTPFIHEASRVDLMAKNPAEGEGARRSALLDWSDYDLADFDELNEILWLALKGDVPMPAPIRSGVLLR
- a CDS encoding OmpA family protein; this encodes EVKESPRPSSSADQSAASARPKLLSTTQYDFVPGDRILFFDDFSQDAVGDFPALWTSNGSGEVKTVNIASGTWFHMNGEDAVYCYGKKIDFPDNFIIEFDVIPDEEYTHGATLTLYGDNPEEPMELNSDLYPGTAGLHITMKKEGWETKGYAGADEAWLEGQAVRNPLRPEQVNHVIIWVQQRRVRIYHQGAKVLDVPTNIHSGVTFDRLRFSGWDAGSCPMITNLQITTASPDTRSQLLTEGRLITYGITFDINKAEIMPESYGTLRSIADVLREHPGVNVRIVGHTDSDGDDSTNLALSKRRAESVKSELINTFSIEAARMETEGAGESQPVAANDTSVTKAKNRRVEFIKK